AGAAGGCCACGGAGCTTGTCCGCATTGGCAGTCGTGAGATCGATCTCGTACGTCTTGCCGTCCAGCGCGAACGTCACGGTCTCGTCCGCCTCGCCGCCGTCGAGGTCGTCGACAAGAAGGACCTGAACCTTCTGTGCCACCGGATTTCCTTTCATCGATAACTTTGAGGACCCGGGTCTGCGGCGTCCGCCGTTTCGCCGCCCCCTGTTATATGCAGTACTGCACTACGCCGGAAAGCAAACCGCTTTTGCTGGAAAAACACAAACCCCTGGGAGAGACTGACCGACCACCCTCAGTCCGGAAACATGCGCGTTTCGGACATAGGGAACCTGGGCAGGGCCGTACCGTGGAATAGGGCATGACGATCACAGATGCAGAAGCATCCGGCTGTTGCCCAAGGTGTTCGGTTTCACTCGTTCGAGACCCAGGAACTCCGCGACACCCTCGTCATAGGAACGCAACAGCTCCGCGCGGACATCGGTGTCAACGGGCGTCTCGCCGATCTCGACGAAGCCGTGCTTGCCGAAGAAGTCCACTTCGAAGGTCAGACAGAAAACACGCCGAACACCGAGCCAGCGAGCGGTGTGCAGCAACTTCTCCAGCAACTGATGGCCGACACCGGCACCCTTCAGGCCCTGCTTCACCGCGAGAGTACGAACTTCCGCGAGGTCTTCCCACATCACGTGCAGTGCGCCGCAGCCGACGACCTCGCCGTTGTCGTCCCGTTCGGCGACCCAGAACTCCTGGATGTCCTCGTAAAGCGTCACCGTGGCTTTGTCGAGCAGGATGCGTCGCTGGACGTACTCGTCAAGGAGGCTGCGTACCGCCTGGACATCGCTGGTGCGGGCCCGCCGGACGGTGATGGCTTTTGCGCTGACTTCGGGGCTCCGGGCGGACGCGCTCTCTGCTGACATGTGCGGACGCTATCGCCCGCCGCCGTCCGGTGCCGAGCCGGGGTTCTCACGGCTGGTTTCCCCGGCGGTATCCGTCGCGGCCGGTTCCGGGGTTTCCGGTCCTTGGACGATCCGTACGGCGTCCCGCAGCGCGTGGCGCTGTTCGTCGCTCATCATGCC
This DNA window, taken from Streptomyces sp. NBC_00663, encodes the following:
- a CDS encoding amino-acid N-acetyltransferase, which codes for MSAESASARSPEVSAKAITVRRARTSDVQAVRSLLDEYVQRRILLDKATVTLYEDIQEFWVAERDDNGEVVGCGALHVMWEDLAEVRTLAVKQGLKGAGVGHQLLEKLLHTARWLGVRRVFCLTFEVDFFGKHGFVEIGETPVDTDVRAELLRSYDEGVAEFLGLERVKPNTLGNSRMLLHL